The nucleotide sequence ATTTGACTGtactagaaattatttaaatttagttataAAACTAAAGATCCAGGCTTCGTTATCAAGATGTCCAGATTAAATGATCATTGAAATATGTAGGCTTCTAGTTTTGATTTCGTGTTGCATCCGCCCCTTTGGCTAGCCTTTAAGGAATTGAAACATCTTTCATACAGCAAACTGGGGGAAGGAAATGAAACCGTAAAGCAGTGCTGAGCATAATAGTGTAGTGCTTAAATTTAAATGCATGCTTTTCTGTCTGAAGCCACAGACTAAAAATGCAGCCATGGGTGGGCAAAAATACAGTTTTAGAAATGCATACTGAAcaggattttattttgattttgttttaaattaagaaatacagaTCTTTCTAAAAGACCTTGAGTTATATGTTATCGAgctaaaattctttctttgctatttttagGTAAAGTATGTGGTTTTTATAGGGTACTCACTTCAACAAAGATGATACTGTATCAATTGTACATAATATAATGACTAGTCACACTTAgcttttaatagtttattttctgGGGAAAAATTGAATTGGTTCACATAATTAGGCTGAAAATAAATTACTAACAAGAAGGTTCTGTGTAGGTGTGGCCCTTGTAATTTCATCTCTAATCAGGAATGAACATAATGCCTgttcatggtaaaaaaaatatatatatatatacaaataaagtTCCATAGTTTTGCATTAGAAGTAACTTGCTACTGTTTTAACATACATACTTCaagtcatttttcttcattttatgatGTAGAATTTTAAATCACCATAAAGTTAAGggtattaaatctttttttgaaataaatactaaaacttCATTGGTACTTTTTGCTTCAAGTTGGAgccttaaatacattttaaaatgagaattttttttaacaactcataataaaataaaaaattgatacattatgaaatatttttttacaagTATATGAGACTCCTAGAAATCTGTTGGCTCCACAAGTATCAGCTCTCTACAAAGCCTATTTTAATGGGATTTCTGCTCATAAAACTGTTGCGGTTTTGTTAAACTCTGGCAGTTTTATTGGTGCTTTTTAAAAGCTAAGCAGTTTTTCAAAGATGGTTTACATAACGTAtgtaaacaaaatatatgcaTCATGTCAAAATCAGCTTCCAAACTTTTGGAAGAAGCTCTGTTATGGACTTGGGTTTACTTtaatcatagtttttaaaaaaaattcgaAGTATGAATGTTTGTTGTGTTCCTCTTTTCTATTTCAGGTCACGCATGTTGAGCCGTGggagaaaggaagcaggaaaacagCAGGCCAAACGGGGATGTGCGGAGGGGTAAGTAGAAGTACgtgcatttttcagtttttctgtgtCTGATAACTAAGTTTAAAATTAGGAAACTAAAAGTGACAGTTACTCAAATGACAGTTGGCAAAGCTtagaagtttgttttgtttttatctaaattcaagTGTCTGGTGAATGGGGTTAGAAAGTTGCTGTTTTATTAATGCTCCATTCTTAGTTCTGGATTATGTCTTGTTATTAATACCTAATAGGATTAATCAGTTGGTGTTAAATATCTGTCagttattttactactttttcttaCCTGTTTCCCCTAAAGGTTCGAGGTGTTGGAACAGGAGGAATTGTTTCTACAGCTTTCTGCTTGTTATACAAATTATTTACTCTGAAGCTAACTCGAAAGCAAGTGATGGGTCTCATAACACACACAGACTCTCCATATATTAGAGCCCTTGGATTTATGTATATAAGGTAAGCATGCATTTATCTACATTTCCattaaatacatcattttaaatCACATAAGGCTAATTGATCTTTTGTAATTCTAGGTACACACAGCCCCCTACAGATCTATGGGACTGGTTTGAATCCTTCCTTGATGATGAAGAGGTATGTCAACAAGGGTAATAATGAGTTTTCTTCTGATTACTCATGtttttagtatcttttatttattggaagtttaatgtttttcagaattttctgtaGTTAAATTCACTCATACTTTTGGAATTGCTGTCCTTTTACTAAGACTTTAGTGGATTTTATATATCTTAGGTTAACtttcctaattttcttatttcttaattgtTTAGATGGTTTTGATAactattgaaatttttttctaattatgttttgTATATTGCATTGATCTTGACTTGTAAAGTTGATAGTGACTTTTTAAGTGGGCCGTGCTCAAGATTGAGGTGTTAACACATGCGCATACAGTACTAATTATAGCGCTTTATTCTTTTGGAACTCTTCAGCTCTCCACGCTCTAACTTCTTCCACATATTAATACTCCCACTTGCCTAGAAGTACAAAATTGAAGAGCTGGGTGGCATTTAAATAGGGTGAGAGTTTAGAGTTTATTCAAAATGATCAAAATTCTAGCTTTCTGATTCCtaatatgttatttataaagCCAGAAGAAAGCCTTAAAATTAGTACTTtaggttcttgttttttaattgaaaaaaaaaatttttttttttaagtaagctctacacccagtgggggggcttgaacccatgaccccaaggtcaagagtcacatgctctaagactgaggcagccaggtgcccctttttgctTAATTATAAATCTGGTTTGCCACTCAAGCTTAACAAGTTGAGCTTGTTACATATGTTCAGGAAACAAAAGTTACTTTCAGAAACATTGCTGTGTCAGATTTAAATCATATATGTATTAATATGCTTACGCAATGAAGTCCAAGATCTCAAAAGGTACTTAATACGTACCTGTATTGTCCATACATATGCCCCCACCACTTTGTATTTTAGGGGTCATAAAGTAAACTTTGAGTGCCATGCCTCAGTAGtcccatttaaaacatttatcccAAAGAATTTGTTGAATTAAAGGGTAGTTCTAATAGAGATCTTTCTAAGTGTGTTATTATGTGCCCATCTAAAAACATCTCACTCttgtagaaatggaaaatttttgtCTGCATTTTTTGGCAGGGGCTGTTTACTGAATTATTCATATTTCTGAAGAAGCAAAAAAATGTATCAGGTGATAAAGCACAGtctttaaagttgtttttctttttagatgagATTTTTTAGGCCAAAGCACTTCTCCcttctatatttaaaaagcatgtcCCTCTTCATAATTGGTATTGTATTAGGTTTGTTTCTGAATGCTTctatttaatctgtttttttattgtatttacaaACCTGAGGATCTCTATTTAAGCTAacttattgttttcttccttagatATCTGCAGCGATTATATTTGGAAATACTGTATATCTGAACACTTAAATGTGTGTGAGTGCAAGCAGTTTTACCTTTAGCTCTTGTTTTCCTGTTTAGATAACAAATCTCACTTTCCTTGTGTGCTTGCACTATAGGTTTGGGACTGACAATAGCTGACTAACATGTCCTGAGCTGTGAGAGGGCATAGCAAGAAGGCCTTCATGCGGTAATGACCCTTTTCAGAGACAATGGTCATCATGGATTATGCGTTTccaattatttgttcatttatttattttctacataaCTCTAAATTAGAAACCTCACTGCTTCATGGCAGTTGGTTTGCTATTGCTTCCAGTTTTATTAGGGCTTCATTATGTATTAGAGCTGTTAAAAGATAATCTTTAGACAGGATTGTCTGAAGTAGTTCATACGTAGTTAGGCTACAGTGCTAGGAATGATGTGTGCAAACATGTCCACAGAAAGAAATACATACTTAGTAGGTATGTGGAATGTTAATTTAAGTTTATTGTTCCACAGAGTTTAGTAATATAAGGGGCTGTTTCATATTCCTGTTAACTGAGTGAGATCAGTGCTCTTTTATGCCCATGAGGCTGCAGGATTTGTTCTCACCTGCATGCACACACTAAGCCCAAATATTTCTCTGTATCATTCATTACCAGATTAGTAGGGTACACAAATTACAatttttgttagaatttttttgtatttgagatTCCAAAGATGGTAATATTTGTATAGTATTCATGTAtatgttgaaattattttttttgacgGCTAGGATATCTTTTGTGTGTTTGTAGGACCTAGATGTGAAGGCTGGTGGAGGCTGTGTAATGACCATTGGAGAAATGCTACGGTCTTTTCTCACAAAACTGGAGTGGTTTTCTACCCTGTTTCCGAGAATTCCGGTTCCAGTTCAGAAGAATATTGATCAACAGATTAAAACCCGGCctagaaaaatcaagaaagatgGGAAGGAAGGTGCTGAGGAAATAGACAGACACATCGAACGCAGGCGTTCAAGGTAACGTACCTCATggagttactttaaaaataggcTTTTTACCAGGGTCCTTGGAAATCAGTGGCAAATTCTCAGGAAATGCTGTGTATGCTGTTCGTTCCATGAGTTTGTCGCTTTTAACCCCAAAAGATCATTTGGTGCCTTTCAGGGCCTTTAATTGTTCCTAACATGTCTGTGTAAGTGGGGGATCTAGATAAGTAACGTGGAAGTTAAATTTTTAGGATATGTTGACATTTTcgttgacatttttttcttccttgcttaAATGTTAGGTCTCCAAGGAGATCACTGAGTCCACGGAGGTCCCCAAGAAGATCAAGGAGTAGAAGCCATCATCGGGAGGGCCACGGGTCTTCTAGTTTCGATCGGgaattagaaagagagaaagaacgcCAGCGGCTAGAGCGTGAAgccaaagaaagggagaaggaaaggcgGAGATCCCGAAGTGTCGATCGGGGATTGGAACGCAGGCGGAGCAGCAGGAGTAGGGAAAGGCACAGAAGCCGCAGTCGAAGTCGGGACAGGAAAGGGGACCGGAGGGACAGGGaccgggagagagagaaggagaatgagcGAGGGAGACGACGGGACCGCGACCACGATAAGGAGAGAGGCGGCGACcgggagggggagcgggagcggTCCAGGGAGCGGTCCAAGGAGCGGAGAAGCAGGGGTGAGgtagaagagaagaaacacaaagagGATAAGGACGATAGGCGGCATAGAGATGACAAGAAAGAgtccaagaaggagaaaaagcacaGTAGGAGCAGAAGCAGAGACAGGAAACACAGAAGTAGGAGTAGAAGTAGGAATGCAGGGAAgcggagcaggagcaggagcaaaGAGAAGTCAAGTAAACATaagaatgaaagcaaagaaaagtcAAATAAACGAAGTAGAAGTGGCAGTCAAGGAAGAACTGACAGtgttgaaaaatcaagaaaacggGAACATAGCCCCAGCAAAGAGAAGTCTAGAAAGCGTAGCAGAAGCAAAGAACGTTCCCACAAACGAGACCACAGTGATAGTAAGGACCAGTCTGACAAACACGACCGTCGAAGGAGCCAAAGTATAGAGCCAGAGAGCCAAGAgaaacaacataaaaacaaagatgagactgtgtgaagtttttttttgtaaaagtggATCACATTGAATCCTATACATGTTTGATtaaatctgctttctttttcttcctcccaagTTGAGATTGTGCAGTAGTTCCGCACTCTTCAAGCTCCCCGTAGGCtgcattttcatttcctcttttgtgtAGGGAAGTGCCTTTGTAATCCCATTTATTGCATTGATGTTTTCACCCAATTGTTGAGTTTGATACACGATGCACAGATTGttcttgcatttttattgttCAATTGTTTTTGAGATGTACAGTCTGTACATATGtcctgaaaatgttttaattccttTGGCATGGTTGCCAAGTTGGTTAAATTTGTATAAGGCAATAAACTGCCactaattctatttttgtttcgTAGGTGTGGGATTATGGTTTGTGTACTGAAGCTAGCATGGATGTGCTTTTCATAATAGAATGCTAAAGACTTTGAGAATGGGTCTTGGATGTCTTTTGTAGGAGAATTTTGTGCTTTCAGTGTCCATGAAGGCAGCAGTTGTAGGATTAACATTCTTGTCCACTGTATATTATCTTGGAAGGCTCTTGTGAAAATGCGTTACACTTAATATTCTCCACAGTTAACTTTAGAGAGATTCGTGACAAGTTAGTTTCTGACGCAGAGGTTTCAATTAGGCTGTGATTTGATCAAAAGTCCTTTTAGCATTCTACCTCAAAGGGACACTGTTAGTATGCCTAAAATGTATTcacttagttttccttttttatttgaaaaaatacatgacctgtaatctttttttcttgaatttctcaGATTTTAAAGTACCATATTACAGGAAAAAATTAATGTCTAAAGCCTAGCATTCTTGCAGCAACCCTATACTAACGTGAAATTGGGAGAGGGTGGGGCAGATGAGTAGAGAAATAGATTCAAGCCTCAAGCTTCCAAAGCATTTTTATAAAGGGGAAAAACTTAAATTATGAGACAGcttgatatagtgtcctttttttaaaattcaaaactttttttattgaTAATGAAGATTGCTGTTTGAGTTTTTAAACTTAATCTAGAACAGAAGTATTAAAAGTAATGCTGTGCTGCATTATTTAAGATTATCAGCAAATCATTTGATAGATTGTTCTTATGACTTGTATTCTGATTACAGAGAACGATCATGAGTGTGGAATAAATACTGGATAAAATCCTTTATTCTGGGTGTTGGCTTTTCCCCcatttgtcaacatttttttaaagtatttttattgtggaaattGATACAGTGTTAGAGTCACACTTTGTGTAGAGGGATGGATATCTCAATGCCCAGATGACAAGTGAATTTTAAACGTGTAGACTAGAATTGGACATAGGTGATAGTAATCCTTACTAGAGTTCTTAATATCGGCAGTTCCCTTTGTCAGTGGGTGTTCTGTGTGTCATTAGGTGGTTCTTTCGATTGGGTGATTACTTAGTTTTCACATCAAAGGTGCTTATTGAGATACTTTGCACTTGGATTACATAttagaatcatttaaaatttggACTTGAAGTTTTATAAGATACCCAATTTTTTTTAGAACAAGAAATTGAGGTGCAAGGTGATGTGTTCAGTCAGTGCCAAGACTAAAAGTGAGTGTTCCAGTGTATACCGTATTAACATGTTTTATCTCACTGTTTATATTGGCCAACTAGATGGGCACTCGGAAGCCACCTTGCAAAAGTGTTAAATGGGGCAAACAAGCATATTTGGAAAAGTCCTTCATATGTGGGCTTAACATTTGTACCTACCTAACTCCAGAAAAATCTCATTAAATGAAGGAATTCCTGTCTGAAAAAatgctatgcttttttttttaaaaagtagatcaGTCATCTTGCCTTTTATTTGAGCATCAAGTGAATTGACACTAGACATAGAAAAGTATTTTCAAGTAATGAAAGATTAATCTTATATcgaaaatatttttagtataccTAAATTAATGGTGCTACTCAATATAGTTCCACCTGAAATGTTAATTGAACTGTATTTTAGGTAAAGTGGaaagaatttatttcaaatagAGATGAAAGTACTATCATAGGctgtatttatgatttttaatgtttgctCTTGAACATTTTCATAAGCAGTAGAACGTGTTAATAGTACTAATTGTTGCCAAATATCTGCATAGTTAATTTGGAGAGTGGCTTCCTGAAAGACTGGGAAAACAAGTGGCTGCAAAAGACTTCTCAATTATTTCTTACAATGTGAGCAAACGAAAAGCTTTTGATAGAATGTTATAAATAGCAGCCTCCATCCAGCTTACTGAAATGACCATCTTTTCGTGTATTAAtatctttcatctgttttctaaTGTTCCATTTGCAGTTAAATACTATACATGGGCTAGTATATTATCaatcttgaaattttaatataaaatcttcattttaatgCCCAATTTATAATCTGTTTGTTGGGTTTAGTGCCTTAGTTCCTCTGAGGCAGTGGTTTTTTAACCTTTGAGTTATGGGCTTCTTTTCAGGAATCTAATGAAAGCTACAAATCATGTCTGGAAAAATAAACACTCTAAAACTTGCATGCAATTTCAAGAGCTAAACTGCCATAGGGCTTTGgtgctgtttactttttttttttaaagctctgatTAGGTAAAGAGGAGTAGTTGGGAATGAACTCCTGAGAGTACCAAAGGCAATAGCTTTTGGGTGGTTCTTGGTTATTGGTTTTTTTGCTTAAAAggtgaaatggggataaaagcTTAATGGTACTCAATTATCTTCCCCAAAAGAGTTGTCCTTGATGAACACAGGTTTTAGTTTGAGCAAAGATGAGGCCCAGACAGGCAGTTGACACATTTTTCAACTGATTCCAGGGTGCAACCTGGATTACACAACTGATTAGTTGGCCGGTTCTCACTGGTTATAGTGGCCATCtaatggattttatttaattttcgagagagtgcatgagcagggaggaggggaagagggagaagcaggctcccccctgagcaggaaccccatgcaggacttgatcccaggaccctgggatcatgacctgagccaaaggcagacacaaccaactgagccacccaggtatccctggcCAATGAATGGACTTAGAATTTAGTTATGGTCCTAATCTGATTCTATCGTGGAAATGCCGTAGTCAGCCTTGAGCAACTAATCTAATTATGGGAAGAGCTTGTttttatggaaaaggaaacatttcttcctgaaatttcttttgaaattccaTCCTGTGGGATCTCACAGCACTTCACAGATACTACTGAAgtggcatttttcattttaggatCACTGGCTATCACCATGTGTTACTGCAGGAAGCATGACAgtgaataaaaactgaaaaatgttacATAGCCGACTTAAAATCCATTCTGCTTATCAGAGCATTAATAGTCAAATTCCTTTTACATAGTCTTGATCCATAATGTATTGCACAGGTAGAATGTATTCAGGGTAGGGAAGGTTGTCTTCAGCATGTTGCAAAAATTGAGTTCTATTTGCTCAAATAGAGCAGTTGACCTTAAAGCATTTTATAATACACAAaccatgagggtttttttttttaatcacaaggattaggaaaagaaaagccatcATAAGGAAATCTTCACTTAAGCTTCCCTGATGCGCAAATGCCTAAAATCCACTAGTCTCAAGCTAATTTTCCTTGCTCTGTGCTTGTTCTGGCCATTCTGaagctgaatttttttcttcattgggTCCTTGGATTTAGTCACTCCCTGCCAATTCCACCAGCCCTGGCCTCCTAACAACCTCAGTAAATATACAAGTGAGAGAAAAAGTGCTAGCTGAGCAAATGCAAGAGAAGTCCTCTTGCCTGCTCTACTCCACTCCTATTTAGAAATTCTGAAGTCACCAGTGTCCTTAATAATAGCACCCAAAGGTGAAATTTCTCAAGTGCTGGGCTCATTCAGCCAGTCCAGGTATTGGTTCAGTGAACATTCCTTCTAGAATGATGCTCTTATCTCTGATCCCTGTTTTGGGAAGTTGAGTTATGCTGAGCCTTGGGCAGGGACTACCACTGATAGTGGACATGCCATTTATCAGTTTATCCTCAGTTCCCAAATCcctctttgttctattttgtgtTGCTGGGGCTGTGCCCTCCAAACATTCTTTTTGCCTGCTAGCACAATATTCAACTTCTCAGGAGAGGATACTGGAGGGGTGTTGCAGAAGAAAGGAGCTTCTCATCCTGGTTctggtgtgttttcttttttcttatttctgtagttgggggtgggggggcggcaggGGCACCTCCTGGGAGAATGCTTCCCAGCAAGTGCACCGGTCATCCTGCCAGCTTCCCAGCAAGTCTTCAGGCAACTTTCCAGCAAGGCTCTTTGGCAGCCCAGTGGGTTGCTTCCAAACTAGTTTTGTTGAcaccctctcctctccagccctGGGCTTCAGTAGCAAACAGTGGGTCACATCCACACCCTCTCCAACAGTCTGactctcagtctttttttttttttttttaagattttatttatttgacagagacagagacagcgagagcaggaacacaagcagggggaggggcagagggagaagcaggcttcctgccaagcagggagcccaatgtgggcctggatcccaggaccctgggatcatgacctgagccgaaggcagacgcttaacaactgagccacccaggcgccctgactctCAGTCTTGCCAAGGAACCTGTCCCAGATGTGTTCCTTACTTGGGGCACTTGCTTCAGCCGTAGACACAATGACTGCTCCTACAGCCACTATTGCTGTATTGAGTTCTCTTTACCCTTAGTAATTAGTCCCCTGTGATACCAATCATAAGGGTACCCACCTCATTAGGCTGGTTGATAACCCCTAATGTAGTGTAGTATAAAGCGCTCAGCCCATTAAGTTTGCTGAAAACTATGTAGTGAATCggagtggctttttttttttttttattatgtcagtcaccatacaatacatcattagtttttgatgtggtgatccacgattcattgttttcgtataacacccagtgctccatgcagaacgtgccctccttaatacccatcaccgggctaacccatccccccaccccctcccctctagaaccctcagtttgtttttcagagtccatagtccctcatggatcatctctccctccgattccccccccttcatttttcccttccttcccctaatgtcctccatgctgttccttatgttccacaaataagtgaaaccgtatgataattgactttttctgcttgacttatttcacttagcataatctccagtcccatccatgttgatgtaaaagttgggtattcatcctttctgatggctgagtaatattccattgtatatatggaccacatcttttttagccactcatctgttgaagggcatctcggctctttccacagtttggctattgcggacattgctgctatgaacattggggtacatatggcccttcttttcactacatctgtgtgtttggggtaaatgcccaggagtgcaattgctgggtcatagggtagctctgtatttaattttttgaggcacctccccactgttttccaaagtggctgtaccaacttgcattcccaccaacagtgtaagagggttcccctttctccacaacctctccaacatttgttgtttcttccctgtccatttttgccattctaactggtgtaaggtggtatctcaatgtggttttgatgtgaatttccctgacggctaatgatgatgaacatttttccatgtgtctgttagccatttgtatgtcttcttcagagaagtgtctgttcatgtcttctgcccattttttgacttgattatttgttttttgggtgttgagtttgagaagttctttatagatcttggataccagccctttatctgtagtgtcatttgcaaatatcttctcccgttccatgggttgcctctttgttttgttgactgtttcctttgctgtgcagaagtttttatcttgatgaagtcccaaaagttcatttttgctttcgtttcactagcttttggagatggatcttgaaagaagttgcagTGGCTAATGTCAGAGAGGTCattgcctatgttcttctctaggattttgatggattcctgtctcacattgaggtctttcatccattttgagtatggtgtcagactggcttcttcttcttttttttttaagattttatttatttcagagagagaatgagagagagagagagagagagagagcacaagaggggggagggtcagagggagaagcagattccctgctgagcaggcagcctgatgcaggactccatcctgggactccaggatcatgacctgagcagaaggcagtcggttaaccaactgagccacccaggcgccccagactggCTTCTTAACAGAA is from Zalophus californianus isolate mZalCal1 chromosome 4, mZalCal1.pri.v2, whole genome shotgun sequence and encodes:
- the PRPF38B gene encoding pre-mRNA-splicing factor 38B, with the protein product MANNSPALTGNSQPQHQAAAAAAQQQQQCGGGGGATKPAVSGKQGNVLPLWGNEKTMNLNPMILTNILSSPYFKVQLYELKTYHEVVDEIYFKVTHVEPWEKGSRKTAGQTGMCGGVRGVGTGGIVSTAFCLLYKLFTLKLTRKQVMGLITHTDSPYIRALGFMYIRYTQPPTDLWDWFESFLDDEEDLDVKAGGGCVMTIGEMLRSFLTKLEWFSTLFPRIPVPVQKNIDQQIKTRPRKIKKDGKEGAEEIDRHIERRRSRSPRRSLSPRRSPRRSRSRSHHREGHGSSSFDRELEREKERQRLEREAKEREKERRRSRSVDRGLERRRSSRSRERHRSRSRSRDRKGDRRDRDREREKENERGRRRDRDHDKERGGDREGERERSRERSKERRSRGEVEEKKHKEDKDDRRHRDDKKESKKEKKHSRSRSRDRKHRSRSRSRNAGKRSRSRSKEKSSKHKNESKEKSNKRSRSGSQGRTDSVEKSRKREHSPSKEKSRKRSRSKERSHKRDHSDSKDQSDKHDRRRSQSIEPESQEKQHKNKDETV